In Strix uralensis isolate ZFMK-TIS-50842 chromosome 18, bStrUra1, whole genome shotgun sequence, one DNA window encodes the following:
- the CEBPB gene encoding CCAAT/enhancer-binding protein beta, with protein sequence MQRLVAWDAACLPIQPPAFKSMEVANFYYEADCLAALNKLHPRAAGGRSMTELTVGDHERAIDFSPYLDPLASQQPAQPPPPAAAAGGNFEPPCSSGGGQDFLSDLFAEDYKGSGGSKKPDYTYISLARHSHPCASQSHKPGGLPGCFPPQIVETKVEPVFETLDSCKGPRKEEGGAGPGPGGMSSPYGSTVRSYLGYQSVPSGSSGNLSTSSSSSPPGTPNPSESSKSAAGGGGYSAPPAGKNKPKKCVDKHSDEYKLRRERNNIAVRKSRDKAKMRNLETQHKVLELTAENERLQKKVEQLSRELSTLRNLFKQLPEPLLASSPRC encoded by the coding sequence ATGCAACGCCTGGTGGCCTGGGACGCAGCATGCCTCCCCATCCAGCCGCCCGCCTTTAAATCCATGGAAGTGGCTAATTTCTATTACGAGGCGGACTGTCTGGCTGCTCTCAACAAGCTGCACCCGCGGGCGGCCGGGGGCCGCTCCATGACCGAGCTCACCGTCGGGGACCACGAGAGAGCCATCGACTTCAGCCCCTACCTGGACCCCTTAGCATCCCAGCAGCCGGCGCAGCCGCCtccccccgcagcagcagcagggggCAACTTTGAGCCTCCctgcagcagcggcggcggccaAGATTTCCTTTCCGATCTCTTCGCCGAGGACTATAAAGGCAGCGGCGGGAGCAAGAAGCCCGACTACACCTACATCAGCCTCGCCCGGCACAGCCACCCCTGCGCCAGCCAGAGCCACAAGCCGGGGGGGCTGCCGGGCTGCTTCCCGCCCCAGATCGTGGAAACCAAAGTGGAGCCGGTCTTCGAGACCCTGGACTCTTGCAAAGGGCCCCGTAAGGAAGAAGGGGGAGCCGGGCCGGGACCGGGGGGCATGTCCTCCCCCTACGGCAGCACCGTGCGCTCCTACCTGGGTTACCAGTCGGTGCCGAGCGGCAGCAGCGGAAACCTGTCCACCTCgtcctcctccagcccccccggcacccccaacCCCTCCGAGTCCTCCAAGTccgccgccggcggcgggggctaCTCCGCCCCCCCGGCGGGCAAGAACAAGCCCAAGAAGTGCGTGGACAAGCACAGCGACGAGTACAAGCTCCGCCGGGAGAGGAACAACATCGCGGTGCGCAAGAGCCGCGACAAAGCGAAAATGCGCAACCTGGAGACGCAGCACAAAGTCTTGGAACTGACGGCCGAGAACGAGCGGCTGCAGAAGAAGGTGGAGCAGCTCTCCCGGGAGCTGAGCACCCTCAGGAACTTGTTCAAACAGCTGCCCGAGCCCCTGCTCGCCTCCTCGCCTCGCTGCTGa